A window of Cottoperca gobio chromosome 16, fCotGob3.1, whole genome shotgun sequence contains these coding sequences:
- the tpbg gene encoding trophoblast glycoprotein, producing MRLLSTSCGRDRGEIRARSHMSGVMHFLFLLAAVLSCHGCPDKCLCFSQTVKCQNQDLDAIPHSLPANTKFLFVTGNNISHISVDSFPTHLQMLTDLYLSGNEIESVDAMVFDNLPNLVRLDLSNNNIQTFSGRAFPLDNKVQLLNLSRSFHSHSFMDVVLSVLQSGNLLKLTVLDLSNNDLVILPDNIFASLSSLVDLSLQNSAIISIQNGTLRAPPLLDLDLRYNSLRDLPATALEEFRLKPALRIQLAGNPWRCDCFIDNMLLWLKNSTQVIDVQNQTCAEPEALRRQPLLQVEQSQLKCSGDMDGVLETSYVFLGLVLALIGVIFLLVLYLNRKGIKRWMYNIRDACRDHMEGYHYRYEINSDPRLANLSINSDV from the coding sequence ATGCGCCTGTTGAGCACGTCGTGCGGACGTGACCGCGGAGAAATCCGAGCGAGATCACACATGTCCGGAgtgatgcattttcttttcctacTCGCGGCCGTGCTGTCCTGTCACGGCTGTCCGGACAAATGCTTGTGCTTTTCCCAAACTGTAAAGTGCCAAAACCAGGATTTGGACGCAATTCCGCATTCATTACCGGCCAACACCAAATTCCTGTTCGTAACAGGAAACAACATTTCTCATATCAGTGTGGACTCTTTCCCCACGCACCTACAAATGTTAACAGATCTCTATCTCAGCGGGAATGAGATTGAGTCTGTGGATGCGATGGTATTTGACAACTTGCCCAACCTTGTGCGGCTGGACCTGAGCAATAACAACATCCAGACTTTCAGTGGAAGAGCTTTCCCTCTTGATAACAAAGTGCAGCTCTTGAACCTCAGCAGGTCTTTCCACAGTCACTCCTTCATGGATGTGGTGTTAAGCGTCCTACAGAGTGGAAACCTCCTCAAGCTGACAGTGTTGGACCTGTCCAACAACGACCTCGTGATTCTTCCGGACAACATATTCGCCAGCCTTTCCAGCCTGGTCGACCTCAGCCTGCAGAACAGCGCCATCATCTCCATTCAGAACGGGACTCTGAGGGCACCACCGCTGCTTGACCTTGACCTGAGGTACAACAGCCTGAGGGACCTGCCCGCCACTGCCCTGGAAGAGTTCAGACTCAAGCCGGCTCTCCGCATCCAGCTGGCGGGGAACCCGTGGCGCTGCGACTGCTTCATCGACAACATGCTGCTGTGGCTGAAAAACTCCACTCAGGTCATTGATGTGCAGAACCAGACCTGCGCCGAACCCGAGGCCCTGAGACGCCAGCCGCTCCTGCAGGTGGAGCAGTCCCAGCTGAAGTGTTCGGGCGATATGGACGGCGTGCTGGAGACTTCCTATGTTTTCCTGGGGCTGGTGCTAGCCCTGATCGGTGTCATATTCCTGCTGGTGCTCTACCTGAACAGAAAAGGCATCAAGCGGTGGATGTACAACATCCGGGATGCTTGTAGGGACCACATGGAGGGATACCATTACAGGTATGAGATAAACTCTGACCCGCGTTTGGCCAACCTGAGCATCAATTCGGATGTGTGA